A window of Variovorax paradoxus genomic DNA:
CGACGCCTCGCGCTCGCGCCTGTACCTGTTCGAGAACAGCGACAAGGGCCTGAAGCTCACGGCCGACTACTACATCTCGGTCGGCAAGTCCGGCACCGACAAGGCCACCGAGGGCGATGCCCGCACCCCGCTGGGCGTGTACTACATCACCAGCAGCCTCGACCCGAAGTCGCTGAAAGACTTTTACGGCGCAGGCGCCCTGCCCATCAACTACCCCAACCCGTACGACGTGCGGCGCGGCAAGACCGGCGGCGGCATCTGGCTGCACGGCACGCCGCCCCAGCAGTTCGCGCGGGCGCCACTGGCCAGCGACGGCTGCGTGGTCATGGCCAACCCCGATCTCAAGCAGCTTTTGCGAAAAGTGCAAATCGGCGCCACGCCGGTGGTCACGGCGCGCAGCCTGCAATGGATTTCGCAGCCGCAGGCAGAAAAAGAATCCCAATCCATTTCCAGCGCAATCAATGGCTGGAAAGATGCGCGCGCCAATGGCAATGAAGCGCAATTGAAGAAATTCTATTTGCCCGATTTCCAGCGCATCAGCAAAAAATCCACCGAGGGTATTTCCGCCGTCGACGACGAAGTGAAATACGCGCAGGGCAAGCGCGTGCAGCTCAAGGACATGTCGTACCTCCATTGGCGGGACGGTGACGACACGATGGTGGTTACCTTCGGCGAAGTGTTCGAAGGCGAGAAGAGCGGGCGCTCCCGGCGCCAGTACTGGCTGCGCCAAGGCAGCGAGTGGAAGCTCTTCCACGAAGAAATCCTGGGCTGAAGCCCTGCTGGCGACGCGGTCACGGCCCCCGAGCCGTGACATTTTGCTCACGCATTTCGCCTTTTTTGAGTGTTACAACTGGTGCTTCGTGGCCCCGTGCTACGTAACGCGTAACGGGTTTGTACCCGTAACGTAACCCTTTCGCGCGTTCCCGGCGCCGTAACGTCACCCTCCCCACTTCATGGGAGGTCGCACGCGGCCCTCAGAGGGAAAAATAGGATTTCAAAGTGTTAACCAGCCGATCGTCCTTCACGAGGACCCGGCTGGCGAGAGGCTGGCCGCTATCCTGCTTACACCTTTTGGCTAGCACAGCTAAGCGCGAGTCTTGCGGGTTTCTCTTGTTGATACACGGAGTTACTCTGTATAACATCCACCTCACCAGCCTTTGTTAACACTTACTGAAAGGGGTAAATCATGCTTGGTCAAATTACTCGTTTTTTAAAGGACGAGGAAGGCGCGACCGCAATTGAGTACGGAATTATTGCGGGGTTGGTTGCGGTCGCGATTGTTACGTCACTCTCTGGCACCGATGGCCTCGGCCCCAAGCTTTCCGGCCTCTTCACCTATATCGCCGGCAAAGTGACTGCCCCCGCCTCTTAACAGAGCGCTATCGCATCAAGCTCCCTGTCAGTTCTCCAAATCCATCTGAAAAGGCTTCATCATGCTTAACTCAATTGCCCGTTTTCTGCGCGACGAAGAAGGCGCCACCGCCATCGAGTACGGAATCATTGCTGGCCTCGTCGCCGTTGCCATCGTGGCGTCCCTTAACGGTACCAACGGTCTTGGCACCAAGCTCGCGGGTCTGTTCACGTACATCGCCGGCAAGGTAACGGCGCCGGCGTCCTGAGAAACAGCGCAAGCAATGCAATTGGCGTGTCTGCTGTGGTTGCTATTCGTTGCCGTCTATGACTTCCGTCAACGCCGCGTCCCCAACTGGCTCGTGCTTGCCGGCGCCGCAGTGGCACTGGCGGCACTTGCCTCCGGGATGCAGCCCTTCGGCATCGAATGGTCCACCGCACTCACGGGGGCGGCCATCGGCTTCGGCGCCCTGCTGCTCCTGTACGCCATCGGCCTCATGGGGGCTGGCGACGTGAAATTCGCGGGCGCGCTCGGACTCTGGGTGGGCCTGCAGGCATTGCTGCCGATATGGGTCGTGGCCAGCCTGCTGGCAGGCCTTCACAGCGCGCTCTGGCTCGCGCTGCAGCGCTGGCCCGTGGCACCACGGCTGTCGCTGATGCTGCTGGGCCGCTCTTCGGCCGCAAGCAGCGGCGCTGCGTCCGCAACGGCGCGCAGGCGCATCGTTCCCTACGCAGCCTACCTCTCGTTGGCCACCGCGGTCTGGATGGTCTGGGGGCGACAGGGCTAGCAGTCATCTGCCTCTGTCACAGCAGGCCCTTCATTCCTCAAATTCCATGATCGCTTGCACCCATACCTTCATCCGCCGCACATGATCAATCTCACCAAGATCCTCGCCGCCATCCTCGTGCTTCTGGCCATCGCACTCGGTGGCTATGCCTGGATGCTGAGCCGCCAGGCTCCCGCTCCCGCGGTGGCGACAACAGGCCCAGCCGCACCGACCAAGGCCAAGGAGGTGCTGGTCTACCCGGTCGTCGTGGCCGCCAAGGCATTGCCCGCGGGCGAGGCGATTCCCGCGGATGCGCTGCGCGTGGAGCGCCTGACGATCAACCCGGCGGGCGCATTCCAGGACGTGTCCGTGGCTGCCGGCCGTGTGCCGGTGATCGACCTCGCCGAAGGCGCACCGCTGATGGAAAACCAGCTGGTCTCCGGTCTCGCGGTGCGCATCGCCGAAGGCGAGCGCGCTGTCGCGATCAAGGCCGACGAGATCATGGGCGTGGGCAACAAGATCCAGCCCGGCGACTTCGTCGACGTGTTCATCACGCTCAAGTCGGACGGCAAGGACGTCGACCGCAGCCAGGCGCGCCTGCTGCTCTCCCGCAAGCGTGTGCTGGCTTTCGGCAGCGCATCCGTCGATGGGATGCCGTCCAAGGCACCCGACAAGGCGGCCGCACAGCAGGCCCAACGAACAGAAATGGCACGCACTGCCGTGCTGGCGGTACCCGTCGACGAGGTGAACCGCCTGACCATCGGCGACGCCAGCGGCCGGCTGCTGCTCGCGCTGCGCAATCCCACGGACATGTCGCAGCCAGATCCGAAGCTTTTTGCCGAACTTCCCACTGCCTTGCAGCCCGTGCAAGCCAAGACAGGCGAACCGCGCCGCGCGCCTCTTGAAGGCCTCGATCTTGCGCAAGCAGGGCTGACCACTGCCGATCTGGCCACAGGCGGCAAAGGCCCCGGTGTCAAGTCTCCCGCTGTCGAAGCACGAGTCGCAACCGCACCCCGCCGTGCAACCAGTGCTGGCGCGCACGGGGGCCTTCAGGTCGAGGTTATTCGCGGCGCCCGCAGCGAAACCGTTAGCTATTGATCGGGCAGACAGCCGATACCCGCCATTCAGGAAGAACACATGCATTACATGCCTCGCGAGCAGTCGACCTTTGTCACCCGCAGCCCCGCGAAAGCTTCGTCACGACTGCTGCGCCCGGCCTTGGTCGCCTTGTCCGTGATGTCACAAGCTGTGTGGCCGACAGCGTCCATGGCTGCCGATGCGCAAGCAGCGCGCCCGCAACCGATGCAGCGTCCCTTGATCCTCGGCGCTGGCACGCAACAGGAGCTGCTGATTGAAAAGGGCATCGATCGCATGGCGATCGGCGACGAGGCCATCGCCACTGTCGCAATCACACGCAAGGCACCCAACTCCGCGGCGGCACGGCTGATCGTCACCGGCAAAGTTGCAGGACGCACCTCGTTGATGGTCTGGGAAAAAGGCAGCACCTCCGCCATCACCTATCCGGTCGAAGTGCGGCGCCCCTCGTCCACGGTGAGCGGCAGCATGGACAGCATGACCGCACACCAGGTAGCGCGAGACACTGCGCTGGCCAGCAACGGTGAAAAGGCGGATCTGATCGACCGCTCGGTGGTGAACGTGCGCAGCAACACGGTGCAAGTCGAAGTCAAGGTGGTGGAATTCAATCGCAGCGTACTCAAGCAGGCAGGGTTGAACATCTTCAGCACGCGTCCCAACTCGAGTGGCTTCAGCTTCGGCGTCTTCTCGCCTTCCTCCCTCATATCGTCGACCTTTGCCGCCAACGGCCAGATCGCCGTCCAGTACAACAACCCGCTGACGCAAGCTTTCGACCTGCTCTTCAACTTCAGCAAGGCCGGCATAGGATTGAACTTCGGCTTTCTTGAAGGTAACGGCATGGCCCGTGTGCTAGCCGAGCCCACACTGGTGGCGCTGTCGGGCCAGAGCGCCAGCTTCCTGGCCGGCGGCGAACTGCCGATCCCGGTGCCGCAAGGCCTGGGCACCATCAGCATCGAATACAAGCCCTTCGGCATCGGCCTCACACTGACTCCGACCGTGCTCTCCAACGAACGCATCGTGCTCAAGGTTGCCCCCGAGGCCAGCGATCTGGACTACACGAACGCCATCACCCTGAACGGCGTCGTGGTGCCCGCCATTACCACGCGCCGTGCCGACACCACGGTGGAACTGGGCGACGGCGAGAGCTTCATCATCGGCGGCCTCGTCAGCCGCACCACCACTTCGAACGCCAGCAAGGTGCCGATGCTCGGCGACCTGCCGATCATCGGCACCTTCTTCAGCAAGAACAATTACCAGATGAACGAGAAGGAGCTCGTGATTCTGGTCACGCCGCACCTGGTCAAGCCCATCGCGCGCGGCACCGACCTGGCGCCGTACCTGCCCGGCAGCGCCGAACAGCGCGACGGCGCGGTGTGGCGCGCCTACCTCCTCGGTGGCGCGGTCGACACGCCGGTTCCAGGCTTCTCCCGCTGAGCACGATGACGCGGACCATGCATCGCAGCAGGCAGGCCCCATGAACGCTCCACGCGACAGCATTCCAGAGACAGGCAGCGAGACCTATCTGTTCGCTTCGAGCAACGGCAGCCACATCACGTGGCTGACCGATGCGCTCGGCACGCTGGGCTCGGTGGTGGTCCTGGCGCCGGACACCAAGTCGATCGACGAACGCATCGCCCTGCTCGGGCCGGTGGCGGTGTTCATCGATTTCTCGCCCGACCAGAGCGCCAATGCCGTCCAGCTCCATCAGCGCCTGAAGCGCGACTGGCCCACGCTGCCGGTGCTGGCCACCGGCGTGTCGGCCGAACCCGCCGCCATGCTTTCCGCTTTGCGCGCGGGGGTGGACGACTTCATCGACATGGCCGCGCCGTCCACCGACGCGGTCACGACGCTGCGCGCGCTGCTCGACCGCCGCAGCACTCTGCAAGGCGGCACGCGCGGCAGCACGTTGGCCTTGCTGGGCGCGCGCGCCGGACTCGGCGTGACCACGCTGGCAACCAGCCTGGCCCTCACGCTGCACGACCAGCTCGCGCAGGCCCCCGCGCGTCCGCCGGGCCGCAGCTCCAGGCACGGCGTCGCGCTGCTCGACCTGGGGCTGCCGGCACGCGACGGCCTGCTCTACCTCGACACCCAGAGCGGCTTCAGCTTCGTCGACGGCGTGCGCAACCTGCGCCGGCTCGACCAGACCCTGCTGCACACGGCGCTCGCGCATCACACCAGCGGCGTGGCCATCCTGCCGCTGCCCGCGAGCCTGGCGCAGGTGCGCGAGATCTCGCATGCCGACTCGGTGGCGCTGATCAAGCGGCTGGCCGACTTCTTCGATTTCCAGGTCGCCGATCTCGGCGGTTTCTCGACCATCGACTTCATGGCGCAGACGGTGCGCGAGGCGCAGCAGGCCTGGGTCGTGTGCGACCAGAGCATCGGCGGCATCGTGTCCACCGCCAACATGCTCAAGGAGCTGCGTGCGCGCAACGTCGAGATCGAACGCCTCTCGCTGGTGGTCAACAAGTTCGACAGCCATGTCGGCCTCACGGCCAAGGACATCGCCGAACGGCTCGAGCTGCCACTGCGCCACGTGCTGCCTTCGCGCAGCGCACAACTGATGGCGGCGGCGAGCCGCGGCGAGATGCTGGTGCGCACCGCGCGCAGCGACCCCTACGCGCAGGCGGTGACGGGCCTGGCCCGCAGCCTGCACCAGGAATACATGTCTGCCACGGGCCAACCTCCGGCCAAGGATCCACGCTGGGTTGCGCTCATGTCGCAAGTCACCGGCCTCTGGAAGAGTTCACACGAAGGCTGAACCCATGTCCACCGATATCGAATTCGCCGACGACGACCAGGCGTTCGTCAACTCCCAGCAGTTCCAGGACATCAAGAGCTGGACGCACGATCACCTGCTCAGTCGCATCGAGGAACTGGGTGCGGAGTTCGGCCGCTGGTCGCGCGCCTCGATCCAGCAGTTCGTCGAACTGGAGGTCGACAGCTTCGTGCGGCTGCGCCGCGTGCCGATCAACGACCGCGAGATGCAGCTCATCTCCGACGCGCTGACGAAAGAGCTCGCGGGCTTCGGGCCGCTGGAAGACCTGCTCAACGATCCGGCCGTGGAAGACATCCTGATCAACGGCTACCAGAACGTGTATGTGTCGCGCCACGGCATGCTGGAACGCGAAACCGTGCGCTTCGCCGATTCCGAGCATGTGATGCGCATCGTGCGCCGCATCCTCGC
This region includes:
- a CDS encoding L,D-transpeptidase family protein, whose protein sequence is MADIVRHGRLQNPPFRPRSGHLLAALMAASALMLAAPGAALASATATTKQGSSKSGSGNNASKSKTKAASSGNARSPAAHGARASAKEVKEARGGKKAALAETKAAAAKPTRSKQARAAAPIQEASNAEARLIAVYEMFGRGQARPALAKARDLVRDYPNFQLAQLVYGDLLAAQVPPSNSLPDTASIAKMRGNPAMTELHEESRRRLQALRERPPANTVPSQFLALSTRSRYAIAVDASRSRLYLFENSDKGLKLTADYYISVGKSGTDKATEGDARTPLGVYYITSSLDPKSLKDFYGAGALPINYPNPYDVRRGKTGGGIWLHGTPPQQFARAPLASDGCVVMANPDLKQLLRKVQIGATPVVTARSLQWISQPQAEKESQSISSAINGWKDARANGNEAQLKKFYLPDFQRISKKSTEGISAVDDEVKYAQGKRVQLKDMSYLHWRDGDDTMVVTFGEVFEGEKSGRSRRQYWLRQGSEWKLFHEEILG
- a CDS encoding Flp family type IVb pilin, whose amino-acid sequence is MLGQITRFLKDEEGATAIEYGIIAGLVAVAIVTSLSGTDGLGPKLSGLFTYIAGKVTAPAS
- a CDS encoding Flp family type IVb pilin; the encoded protein is MLNSIARFLRDEEGATAIEYGIIAGLVAVAIVASLNGTNGLGTKLAGLFTYIAGKVTAPAS
- a CDS encoding A24 family peptidase, with protein sequence MQLACLLWLLFVAVYDFRQRRVPNWLVLAGAAVALAALASGMQPFGIEWSTALTGAAIGFGALLLLYAIGLMGAGDVKFAGALGLWVGLQALLPIWVVASLLAGLHSALWLALQRWPVAPRLSLMLLGRSSAASSGAASATARRRIVPYAAYLSLATAVWMVWGRQG
- the cpaB gene encoding Flp pilus assembly protein CpaB, which translates into the protein MINLTKILAAILVLLAIALGGYAWMLSRQAPAPAVATTGPAAPTKAKEVLVYPVVVAAKALPAGEAIPADALRVERLTINPAGAFQDVSVAAGRVPVIDLAEGAPLMENQLVSGLAVRIAEGERAVAIKADEIMGVGNKIQPGDFVDVFITLKSDGKDVDRSQARLLLSRKRVLAFGSASVDGMPSKAPDKAAAQQAQRTEMARTAVLAVPVDEVNRLTIGDASGRLLLALRNPTDMSQPDPKLFAELPTALQPVQAKTGEPRRAPLEGLDLAQAGLTTADLATGGKGPGVKSPAVEARVATAPRRATSAGAHGGLQVEVIRGARSETVSY
- a CDS encoding type II and III secretion system protein family protein, translated to MHYMPREQSTFVTRSPAKASSRLLRPALVALSVMSQAVWPTASMAADAQAARPQPMQRPLILGAGTQQELLIEKGIDRMAIGDEAIATVAITRKAPNSAAARLIVTGKVAGRTSLMVWEKGSTSAITYPVEVRRPSSTVSGSMDSMTAHQVARDTALASNGEKADLIDRSVVNVRSNTVQVEVKVVEFNRSVLKQAGLNIFSTRPNSSGFSFGVFSPSSLISSTFAANGQIAVQYNNPLTQAFDLLFNFSKAGIGLNFGFLEGNGMARVLAEPTLVALSGQSASFLAGGELPIPVPQGLGTISIEYKPFGIGLTLTPTVLSNERIVLKVAPEASDLDYTNAITLNGVVVPAITTRRADTTVELGDGESFIIGGLVSRTTTSNASKVPMLGDLPIIGTFFSKNNYQMNEKELVILVTPHLVKPIARGTDLAPYLPGSAEQRDGAVWRAYLLGGAVDTPVPGFSR
- a CDS encoding AAA family ATPase, with product MNAPRDSIPETGSETYLFASSNGSHITWLTDALGTLGSVVVLAPDTKSIDERIALLGPVAVFIDFSPDQSANAVQLHQRLKRDWPTLPVLATGVSAEPAAMLSALRAGVDDFIDMAAPSTDAVTTLRALLDRRSTLQGGTRGSTLALLGARAGLGVTTLATSLALTLHDQLAQAPARPPGRSSRHGVALLDLGLPARDGLLYLDTQSGFSFVDGVRNLRRLDQTLLHTALAHHTSGVAILPLPASLAQVREISHADSVALIKRLADFFDFQVADLGGFSTIDFMAQTVREAQQAWVVCDQSIGGIVSTANMLKELRARNVEIERLSLVVNKFDSHVGLTAKDIAERLELPLRHVLPSRSAQLMAAASRGEMLVRTARSDPYAQAVTGLARSLHQEYMSATGQPPAKDPRWVALMSQVTGLWKSSHEG